A region from the Dendropsophus ebraccatus isolate aDenEbr1 chromosome 1, aDenEbr1.pat, whole genome shotgun sequence genome encodes:
- the LOC138792080 gene encoding CD209 antigen-like protein E isoform X2: MKYNGMKNPPEDRRSQGESSGIIRKALIIQSALVLLILLSHLPMSEQMSQLMNNDLAMSEKISGLKNQGSHGTICTPCPSGWNRIGCSCYFASEEKTTWEEARCKCAHMKSVLVMVKDKAEADILNQLYKENRRYWIGLRRDPNAINTWKWLDGSKLTVTNWRPNQPDNFHNREHCGESQSGPWNDIHCTDQLYFICKK; encoded by the exons ATGAAGTATAACGGTATGAAGAATCCTCCAGAAGATAGAAGGAGTCAAG GAGAGTCATCCGGCATCATCAGAAAAGCTCTAATAATACAATCAGCTCTGGTTCTTCTTATTCTATTGTCCC ATTTGCCAATGAGTGAACAGATGTCACAACTAATGAATAACG ATTTGGCAATGAGTGAAAAAATATCAGGCCTGAAGAATCAAGGTTCTCATG GGACTATCTGCACTCCGTGCCCCTCTGGCTGGAACAGGATTGGATGCTCTTGTTACTTTGCCTCTGAGGAAAAAACAACCTGGGAAGAGGCCAGATGTAAATGTGCCCACATGAAATCTGTTCTTGTAATGGTAAAGGACAAGGCTGAAGCG GATATTTTGAATCAACTATAcaaggagaaccggagatactgGATTGGACTGAGACGAGACCCAAATGCAATTAATACCTGGAAGTGGCTGGATGGATCGAAACTCACTGTTAC CAACTGGAGACCGAATCAACCTGACAATTTCCATAATCGTGAGCACTGTGGAGAATCCCAATCCGGACCCTGGAATGATATTCACTGTACTGATCAGCtgtattttatttgtaaaaaataa
- the LOC138792080 gene encoding CD209 antigen-like protein E isoform X1, with translation MKYNGMKNPPEDRRSQAGESSGIIRKALIIQSALVLLILLSHLPMSEQMSQLMNNDLAMSEKISGLKNQGSHGTICTPCPSGWNRIGCSCYFASEEKTTWEEARCKCAHMKSVLVMVKDKAEADILNQLYKENRRYWIGLRRDPNAINTWKWLDGSKLTVTNWRPNQPDNFHNREHCGESQSGPWNDIHCTDQLYFICKK, from the exons ATGAAGTATAACGGTATGAAGAATCCTCCAGAAGATAGAAGGAGTCAAG cagGAGAGTCATCCGGCATCATCAGAAAAGCTCTAATAATACAATCAGCTCTGGTTCTTCTTATTCTATTGTCCC ATTTGCCAATGAGTGAACAGATGTCACAACTAATGAATAACG ATTTGGCAATGAGTGAAAAAATATCAGGCCTGAAGAATCAAGGTTCTCATG GGACTATCTGCACTCCGTGCCCCTCTGGCTGGAACAGGATTGGATGCTCTTGTTACTTTGCCTCTGAGGAAAAAACAACCTGGGAAGAGGCCAGATGTAAATGTGCCCACATGAAATCTGTTCTTGTAATGGTAAAGGACAAGGCTGAAGCG GATATTTTGAATCAACTATAcaaggagaaccggagatactgGATTGGACTGAGACGAGACCCAAATGCAATTAATACCTGGAAGTGGCTGGATGGATCGAAACTCACTGTTAC CAACTGGAGACCGAATCAACCTGACAATTTCCATAATCGTGAGCACTGTGGAGAATCCCAATCCGGACCCTGGAATGATATTCACTGTACTGATCAGCtgtattttatttgtaaaaaataa